In a genomic window of Halobiforma lacisalsi AJ5:
- the arcS gene encoding archaeosine synthase subunit alpha, with the protein MTEHFEVHERDGAARVGELRLADSRTTPALVDDLLEDAGSLWSSDRDVPEGDESTLTVLPHRAFPGGTAEEVQESFAVDYPDVDYPSVAVVSSDHVEAQGTDAYAVSDVQSAIGHGAALVEAVVNVRESIPADTALLFSGVATPRNVALLAYAGVDCFDATAAVVKGTEGRYLTTDEAYFLEDLDELPCSCPACQQPREEFTREDCAEHNRHALESELTIVRRRIRDGRLRDYLEGQARHDQWLTAAMRELDDQWGYLEERTPILRDAQISAATEDTMRRVEIQRFADRVTTRYRNRFSNPLVLVPCSATKPYSESQSHRQFHDVIQWRAHLVSMTSPIGVVPQELETTYPAQHYDTVVTGRWSEDEKEFVGEVLRRYLERNADTYPYVVAHVPDEGYRDIVERVEESWEGDDDLDVTYTVPEGGHPTDDESLSNLGDALSGELKYSKREREHNTVRAIADYLLGDGAGDDLFEEIRTTSRYPKIQVRDREETQLATMVPQYGTLSFTLEGAKRWVDSDAPVKRVEIDGFVPHGSVLAPGVVDADEDIRVGDEVVVEGPNAFAVGRAEMFGREMAESTRGVACQVRHVEEK; encoded by the coding sequence ATGACCGAGCACTTCGAAGTACACGAGCGCGACGGGGCCGCCCGCGTCGGCGAGTTGCGACTCGCCGACTCCCGGACGACCCCCGCGCTCGTCGACGACCTCCTCGAGGATGCGGGCTCGCTCTGGTCGAGCGACCGCGACGTCCCCGAGGGTGACGAGTCGACACTCACCGTCCTCCCCCACCGGGCGTTCCCCGGCGGCACCGCCGAGGAGGTCCAGGAGTCGTTCGCGGTCGACTATCCCGACGTCGACTACCCGAGCGTCGCCGTCGTCTCGAGCGATCACGTCGAGGCGCAGGGAACGGACGCCTACGCCGTCTCGGACGTGCAGTCCGCGATCGGCCACGGCGCGGCGCTGGTCGAGGCCGTCGTGAACGTCCGCGAGTCGATTCCGGCCGACACAGCCCTCCTGTTCTCGGGCGTCGCGACGCCCCGGAACGTCGCGCTGCTGGCGTACGCGGGGGTCGACTGCTTCGACGCGACCGCGGCCGTCGTCAAGGGAACGGAGGGCCGCTATCTCACGACCGACGAAGCGTACTTCCTCGAGGACCTCGACGAGTTGCCCTGCTCCTGTCCCGCCTGCCAGCAGCCCCGCGAGGAGTTCACCCGCGAGGACTGCGCCGAGCACAACCGCCACGCCCTCGAGTCCGAACTGACGATCGTCCGCCGACGGATCCGCGACGGCCGCCTTCGGGACTACCTCGAGGGGCAGGCCCGCCACGACCAGTGGCTCACCGCCGCCATGCGCGAACTCGACGACCAGTGGGGCTACCTCGAGGAACGGACGCCGATCCTCCGGGACGCACAGATCTCGGCGGCGACCGAGGACACCATGCGGCGCGTCGAGATCCAGCGGTTCGCCGACCGCGTGACGACGCGATATCGTAACCGGTTCTCGAACCCGCTCGTGCTCGTCCCCTGTTCGGCGACGAAACCCTACAGCGAGTCCCAGAGCCACCGCCAGTTCCACGACGTCATCCAGTGGCGCGCCCACCTCGTCTCGATGACCAGCCCCATCGGCGTCGTTCCACAGGAACTCGAGACGACCTACCCGGCCCAGCACTACGACACCGTCGTCACCGGCCGCTGGTCCGAAGACGAGAAGGAGTTCGTCGGCGAGGTGCTGCGTCGCTACCTCGAGCGCAACGCCGACACCTACCCGTACGTCGTCGCACACGTCCCCGACGAGGGGTACCGCGACATCGTCGAGCGGGTCGAGGAGTCGTGGGAGGGTGACGACGACCTCGACGTCACCTACACCGTCCCCGAGGGCGGCCACCCCACCGACGACGAATCCCTCTCGAACCTGGGCGATGCGCTGTCGGGCGAGTTGAAGTACTCCAAGCGCGAGCGCGAACACAACACCGTCCGCGCCATCGCGGACTACCTGCTCGGCGACGGCGCGGGCGACGACCTCTTCGAGGAAATTCGGACGACCAGCCGCTACCCCAAGATCCAGGTTCGCGACCGCGAGGAGACGCAACTGGCGACGATGGTGCCCCAGTACGGAACGCTCTCCTTTACGCTCGAGGGGGCGAAACGCTGGGTCGACAGCGACGCGCCGGTCAAGCGGGTCGAAATCGACGGCTTCGTGCCCCACGGCAGCGTCCTCGCGCCGGGGGTCGTCGACGCCGACGAAGACATTCGGGTGGGCGACGAGGTCGTCGTCGAAGGACCGAACGCCTTCGCCGTGGGCCGTGCCGAAATGTTCGGCCGCGAGATGGCCGAGAGCACGCGCGGGGTCGCCTGCCAGGTCCGTCACGTCGAGGAGAAGTAG
- a CDS encoding DMT family transporter, whose protein sequence is MLHPRPLASIPTTPALAGLEVGLSESALGIALATVGAVGFAGQFLCVRLGTEDGDVIDAVLVVLLCNVALLVPPLLVLYPPPYVDLYTPVSALSFAAAGVAGMFVARVAMFRSIKAIGANLTSPIVASNVFFATVFAVVFLGERLTGVHLTGIVLIVAGLAVVSWDTAASTGPDRSLREVGATLLLPLVAAVSIGIEPIFVSIGLADGTAVLPGIVVMAGTATVGFVGYLGVGESVRRVRRSGPEVRWYVGAGVATTVGFLAYFAALEVAPVVIVMPFLQLTPLLVVVLSVLLLPSHLERVSLRVVAAAVLVVIGATFVSISG, encoded by the coding sequence ATGCTACACCCCCGTCCCCTGGCGTCGATCCCGACGACGCCCGCGTTGGCGGGCCTCGAGGTCGGCCTCTCCGAATCGGCGCTGGGGATCGCGCTCGCGACCGTCGGTGCCGTCGGCTTCGCGGGCCAGTTCCTCTGCGTTCGCCTGGGGACCGAGGACGGCGACGTGATCGACGCCGTGTTGGTCGTCCTGCTATGTAACGTCGCGCTGCTCGTCCCGCCGCTTTTGGTGCTGTACCCGCCGCCCTACGTCGACCTGTACACCCCCGTCTCCGCGCTCTCGTTTGCCGCGGCCGGCGTCGCAGGAATGTTCGTCGCTCGAGTGGCGATGTTCCGGAGCATTAAAGCGATCGGCGCGAACCTGACCTCGCCGATCGTCGCCTCGAACGTCTTCTTCGCGACGGTCTTCGCCGTGGTCTTCCTCGGGGAGCGGCTGACCGGCGTCCACCTCACCGGCATCGTCCTGATCGTCGCCGGCCTGGCCGTCGTCTCCTGGGACACCGCCGCGTCGACGGGGCCGGACCGGTCGCTTCGGGAGGTCGGTGCGACGCTTCTCCTGCCGCTCGTGGCGGCCGTCTCGATCGGGATCGAACCGATCTTCGTCTCGATCGGGCTGGCCGACGGCACCGCGGTACTGCCCGGGATCGTCGTCATGGCCGGGACCGCGACCGTCGGCTTCGTCGGCTATCTCGGGGTCGGCGAGTCGGTCCGGCGCGTGCGCCGCTCCGGCCCGGAAGTGAGGTGGTACGTCGGGGCCGGCGTCGCCACGACCGTCGGCTTCCTCGCGTACTTCGCCGCCCTCGAGGTCGCGCCCGTCGTGATCGTCATGCCGTTCCTCCAGCTGACGCCACTGTTAGTCGTCGTCCTCTCCGTACTGTTGCTCCCGAGTCACCTCGAGCGGGTCAGCTTGCGGGTGGTCGCCGCGGCAGTTCTCGTGGTGATCGGGGCGACGTTCGTCTCGATCTCGGGGTGA
- a CDS encoding TRAM domain-containing protein: MLGVASLALGGVVLVLFAAWIAGRLRGRVSGSADRRESYERHREAQGREPPVDLGDVERVAVEEFTEHHSGERQAVAKVEGFVVFVEDLPRGLEVGDVIEIEILSFNRGHTSATARYRSRA; the protein is encoded by the coding sequence ATGCTCGGGGTAGCGTCGCTCGCGCTCGGCGGGGTCGTGCTGGTGTTGTTCGCCGCGTGGATCGCCGGCCGACTCCGCGGCCGAGTGTCGGGTTCGGCGGATCGCCGGGAGTCCTACGAGCGCCACCGCGAGGCCCAGGGGCGGGAGCCGCCGGTCGACCTCGGCGACGTCGAACGCGTCGCCGTCGAGGAGTTCACCGAACACCACTCCGGCGAACGACAGGCCGTCGCGAAGGTCGAGGGGTTCGTCGTCTTCGTCGAGGACCTCCCCCGGGGACTCGAGGTCGGCGACGTGATCGAGATCGAGATCCTCTCGTTCAACCGCGGACACACGTCCGCGACCGCGCGATATCGCAGCCGAGCGTAG
- the tgtA gene encoding tRNA guanosine(15) transglycosylase TgtA → MRECFELRDVDAGGRIGELTVPRADVTVETPALLPVINPNLDTISPRRLAEEFGAEILITNSYIIHGTEDVREQALEEGLHDMLDFPGAIMTDSGSFQLSEYGDIDVTTEEILEFQREIGSDIGTPVDIPTPPDVSRERAAEELETTQERLEVAEGVDTGDMLVSAPVQGSTYPDLREEAGRHADATDLDVFPVGAVVPLMNDYRYDDMVDVVAASKRGLGADAPVHLFGAGHPMMFALGVAMGCDLFDSAAYALYARDDRYLTVRGTRQLEDLDYFPCSCPVCAEHSPDDLLALSDREREEELAAHNLHVTFEEIRRIKQAIRAGNLLELVEQRARAHPAMLDGYRALLDHAAQLESSDPVSKGSFFYTSHESARRPEVLRHHERLERLAVPDSLFLTEGEPARGDEFEASWRVEPPFGPFPRALSKSYPLTAEVPERTDRAALEAAAEGVARLVAANPETEVTLGHRGWPADVLEAVPEDVDLVDLTVEGD, encoded by the coding sequence ATGCGCGAGTGCTTCGAACTCAGGGACGTCGACGCCGGCGGCCGGATCGGCGAACTCACCGTCCCGCGAGCCGACGTCACGGTCGAAACCCCGGCCCTCCTGCCGGTGATCAACCCCAATCTGGACACGATCAGTCCCCGCCGACTCGCCGAGGAGTTCGGCGCGGAGATCCTCATCACCAACTCCTACATCATCCACGGCACGGAGGATGTCCGCGAGCAAGCCCTCGAGGAGGGGCTCCACGACATGCTCGATTTCCCGGGCGCGATCATGACCGACTCCGGCTCCTTCCAGCTCTCGGAGTACGGCGACATCGACGTCACGACCGAGGAGATCCTCGAGTTCCAGCGCGAGATCGGCTCCGACATCGGGACGCCCGTCGACATCCCGACGCCGCCGGACGTCTCCCGCGAACGCGCGGCGGAGGAACTCGAGACGACCCAGGAGCGGCTCGAGGTCGCCGAAGGGGTCGACACCGGCGACATGCTCGTCTCCGCGCCGGTCCAGGGGTCGACGTACCCCGACCTACGCGAGGAGGCGGGTCGCCACGCCGACGCCACGGATCTGGACGTCTTCCCCGTCGGCGCGGTCGTCCCGCTGATGAACGACTACCGGTACGACGACATGGTCGACGTCGTCGCCGCCTCGAAACGCGGGCTTGGCGCGGACGCGCCAGTCCACCTGTTCGGCGCCGGCCACCCCATGATGTTCGCGCTCGGGGTCGCGATGGGCTGTGACCTGTTCGACTCCGCGGCCTACGCCCTCTACGCGCGCGACGACCGCTATCTCACCGTCCGCGGCACCCGACAGCTCGAGGACCTCGACTATTTCCCCTGTTCCTGTCCCGTCTGTGCCGAGCACTCGCCCGACGACCTCCTCGCGCTGTCCGACCGGGAGCGCGAGGAGGAACTGGCCGCCCACAATCTCCACGTCACCTTCGAGGAGATCCGCCGGATCAAACAGGCGATCCGTGCGGGGAACCTCCTCGAGTTGGTCGAACAGCGCGCCCGCGCCCACCCGGCGATGCTCGACGGCTACCGGGCGCTGCTCGACCACGCGGCCCAGCTCGAGTCGTCCGATCCCGTCTCGAAGGGCTCGTTCTTCTACACGTCCCACGAGAGCGCACGCCGCCCCGAAGTGCTGCGCCACCACGAGCGCCTCGAGCGGCTCGCAGTACCGGACTCGCTGTTCCTCACGGAGGGCGAGCCGGCACGCGGCGACGAGTTCGAGGCGTCCTGGCGCGTCGAGCCTCCCTTCGGGCCGTTCCCCCGGGCGCTCTCGAAGAGCTACCCGCTGACGGCCGAAGTACCGGAGCGGACCGACCGCGCGGCCCTCGAGGCCGCCGCGGAAGGCGTCGCCCGCCTCGTCGCGGCAAACCCCGAGACCGAGGTGACGCTCGGCCACCGTGGCTGGCCCGCGGACGTGCTCGAGGCCGTGCCGGAGGACGTCGATCTGGTCGACCTAACCGTCGAGGGCGACTGA
- a CDS encoding midas domain-containing protein: MVSRPQKLGVLFVVLAVALSGPALAGAATDTTDDAGDMSTSATLENVQVGTLELEDVTVENVTIEELNVEEFEVQSEDLQEEIDQETQNETADDDENATEDGNETDGNETAQDVTFSNIEIEELEFQNVSIEELELDEGGAADTNETEDDPEGGDDEETGQTDETDGGQQLIDENADELTVEELTIETMDVERMTIDDLEVEDGGILSQIGDFISGLFDGGDEEDGTDETEEDTQETEDGNETDEDAGADQADQTEDNETTSEEIGELTIEQFDVEEITIESMTIDSLEEAEDGEDAQETGETDETETEDGEDAQETGETDETETEDGNETDAGTQEDEEATDDATADTETGQDGETVSQASATSISIEDANAATVTFEDTQELEQLAGDETDESEGGNDTDTGTDGDEDATNDDEEPSIALPT, from the coding sequence ATGGTTTCACGACCACAGAAACTCGGCGTCCTGTTCGTCGTACTCGCGGTTGCGCTGTCGGGGCCTGCCCTCGCCGGCGCGGCCACGGACACGACGGACGACGCCGGAGACATGAGCACGAGCGCGACACTCGAGAACGTACAGGTCGGGACACTCGAACTCGAGGATGTGACGGTCGAGAACGTCACCATCGAGGAACTCAACGTCGAGGAGTTCGAGGTCCAGTCCGAGGATCTTCAGGAAGAGATCGATCAGGAGACCCAGAACGAGACCGCCGATGACGACGAAAACGCCACCGAGGACGGCAACGAAACGGATGGCAACGAGACCGCCCAGGACGTGACGTTCTCGAACATCGAGATCGAAGAACTCGAGTTCCAGAACGTCTCGATCGAGGAACTCGAACTGGACGAAGGCGGCGCCGCCGATACGAACGAGACCGAGGATGACCCTGAAGGCGGAGACGACGAGGAGACGGGTCAAACCGACGAAACGGACGGCGGCCAACAGTTAATCGACGAGAACGCGGACGAACTCACCGTCGAGGAACTCACCATCGAGACGATGGACGTCGAGCGAATGACCATCGACGACCTCGAGGTCGAGGACGGCGGGATCCTGAGTCAGATCGGCGACTTCATCAGCGGGCTGTTCGACGGCGGCGACGAGGAAGACGGGACCGACGAAACCGAGGAAGACACCCAGGAGACCGAAGACGGGAACGAAACCGACGAAGACGCCGGCGCCGATCAAGCCGACCAAACCGAGGACAACGAAACGACCAGCGAGGAGATAGGCGAACTCACCATCGAGCAGTTCGACGTCGAGGAGATCACGATCGAGTCGATGACGATCGACTCGCTGGAGGAAGCCGAAGACGGCGAAGACGCCCAGGAGACCGGGGAGACCGACGAAACGGAAACCGAAGACGGCGAAGACGCCCAGGAGACCGGGGAGACCGACGAAACGGAAACCGAAGACGGGAACGAAACCGACGCCGGTACCCAGGAAGACGAGGAGGCGACCGACGACGCTACCGCCGACACCGAGACCGGCCAGGACGGCGAAACCGTCTCACAGGCGTCCGCGACGTCGATCTCGATCGAAGACGCCAACGCCGCGACGGTCACCTTCGAGGACACCCAGGAGCTCGAGCAACTCGCCGGCGACGAGACCGACGAAAGCGAAGGCGGGAACGATACCGACACCGGTACCGACGGGGACGAAGACGCCACGAACGACGACGAAGAACCTTCGATCGCCCTCCCGACGTAG
- a CDS encoding NUDIX hydrolase: MSDRLAWETGDRRVAYTCPGFDVVNESVRLPDGTETEFDYVSEPASVCVLPFTPDGDVVCIEEWRQAVNRVSHGLPVGGVEPADADLEAAAHRELAEETGHEAERLEPLVTVEPANGIADSVMHFFVASGCRPTAEQDLDHNESIRVRQRAFDDLLAAVRDGEIRDGRTVLAVAYYRLLEE, from the coding sequence ATGAGCGACCGACTCGCCTGGGAAACCGGGGACCGACGAGTAGCGTACACGTGTCCCGGCTTCGACGTCGTTAACGAATCCGTTCGGCTTCCGGACGGGACCGAAACCGAGTTCGATTACGTCTCCGAACCGGCGAGCGTCTGCGTGTTGCCCTTTACGCCCGATGGCGACGTCGTCTGCATCGAGGAGTGGCGACAGGCCGTCAACCGCGTCAGTCACGGCCTGCCGGTCGGCGGCGTCGAACCCGCCGACGCCGACCTCGAGGCCGCGGCCCACCGCGAACTCGCCGAGGAGACGGGCCACGAGGCCGAGCGGCTGGAGCCGCTCGTGACCGTCGAACCCGCAAACGGCATCGCCGACTCCGTCATGCATTTCTTCGTCGCGTCCGGCTGTCGCCCGACCGCCGAGCAGGACTTAGACCACAACGAGAGCATCCGCGTCCGGCAACGGGCGTTCGACGACCTCCTCGCGGCGGTACGCGACGGCGAGATTCGCGACGGGCGGACGGTGCTCGCCGTGGCGTACTATCGGCTGCTCGAGGAGTAG
- a CDS encoding PadR family transcriptional regulator translates to MDQLTGFQRDLLYVIAGKDRPSGQEILDDINRYIDQPVTHGRLYPNLDTLVEKELVEKGQLDRRTNYYALTPKGRRVLQRRQEWVDQYVDV, encoded by the coding sequence ATGGACCAGCTAACAGGGTTTCAGCGTGACTTGCTGTACGTCATCGCAGGAAAAGATCGACCGTCCGGACAGGAGATTCTCGACGACATCAATCGATACATCGACCAGCCGGTAACCCACGGCCGACTGTATCCGAATCTCGACACGCTCGTCGAGAAGGAACTCGTCGAGAAGGGGCAACTCGACCGGCGGACGAACTATTACGCGCTCACGCCGAAAGGCCGTCGCGTTCTTCAGCGTCGCCAGGAGTGGGTCGACCAGTACGTCGACGTATAG
- a CDS encoding ubiquitin-like small modifier protein 1 has product MEIDLRFFATFREAVGQKEYTREFSGNVTVGEVLATLESEYEGLEGQLLSDGAIRGQLSVLKNGRDVTHMEGPETELEDGDVVSVFPPVAGGCDGR; this is encoded by the coding sequence ATGGAGATCGACCTGCGATTCTTCGCGACCTTTCGCGAGGCCGTCGGCCAGAAGGAATACACGCGGGAGTTCAGCGGGAACGTGACCGTCGGCGAGGTACTCGCGACCCTCGAGTCGGAGTACGAGGGGCTAGAGGGGCAACTGCTCAGCGACGGCGCGATCCGGGGCCAGTTGAGCGTGCTCAAGAACGGCCGTGACGTGACCCACATGGAGGGCCCCGAGACGGAACTCGAGGACGGCGACGTCGTATCGGTGTTCCCGCCGGTTGCAGGCGGCTGCGACGGGCGCTAA
- a CDS encoding AzlC family ABC transporter permease has translation MDLDSEPGESSDDLERPSGTDEDARDGGAGLDPATAVDSGAELERESASAPDPDPDPDPDRITFGWDGLRAGFLNCLPVALGVGGYGIAFGVLASQVGLSVAEAALMSGTVLAGASQIVAVELWADPLPAATIVFTVFAINLRYSLMGAALQPWFERLSPAKVYGSLYFMADENWALTMRDLRAGNARGAFLLGSGIAIWLFWVGATILGAVAGGLVGDPTQYGFDFILAAVFVALAAELWEGRSTLGPWVVALGTAVVAAEFLPGRWYILLGGLVAAAVEVIRYDD, from the coding sequence ATGGATCTCGACTCCGAACCTGGCGAATCGTCCGACGACCTCGAGCGGCCGAGCGGGACCGATGAAGACGCTCGCGACGGCGGCGCGGGGCTCGATCCGGCGACCGCCGTCGATTCGGGGGCCGAACTCGAGCGCGAGTCCGCTTCTGCTCCCGATCCCGACCCTGATCCCGACCCCGACCGAATCACGTTCGGGTGGGACGGGCTCCGGGCCGGCTTTCTCAACTGCCTTCCGGTCGCGCTCGGGGTCGGCGGCTACGGTATCGCTTTCGGCGTGCTCGCCAGCCAGGTCGGGCTGAGCGTCGCCGAAGCGGCGTTGATGAGCGGGACCGTCCTCGCGGGTGCGTCCCAGATCGTCGCCGTGGAACTGTGGGCCGATCCGCTCCCGGCCGCGACCATCGTCTTCACCGTGTTCGCGATCAACCTTCGGTACTCGCTGATGGGGGCGGCGCTGCAGCCGTGGTTCGAGCGGCTCTCTCCCGCGAAAGTCTACGGGAGCCTCTACTTCATGGCCGACGAGAACTGGGCGCTGACGATGCGGGACCTGCGGGCCGGGAACGCACGGGGTGCGTTCCTGCTCGGGAGCGGGATCGCGATCTGGCTCTTCTGGGTCGGCGCGACGATCCTCGGCGCGGTCGCCGGCGGTCTCGTCGGTGATCCGACCCAGTACGGGTTCGACTTCATCCTCGCGGCCGTCTTCGTCGCGCTCGCGGCCGAGTTGTGGGAGGGGCGGTCGACGCTCGGTCCCTGGGTTGTCGCGCTCGGGACCGCCGTCGTCGCCGCCGAGTTCCTCCCGGGCCGGTGGTACATCCTGCTGGGCGGACTGGTCGCCGCGGCCGTCGAGGTGATTCGGTACGATGACTAA
- a CDS encoding pyridoxamine 5'-phosphate oxidase family protein — MAIDQETEMTDAEIDDFLSRHETGVLSLARDNEPYSIPISYGYDEENQDFYMRLVSTPDSEKREFLDSTPESRLVIYDESGSTYRSVIGKGTLENIAPGELTPDQIAQYGDARRPLFEIWAQGKDELDIELYRLSPETLEGRRTVVDREK; from the coding sequence ATGGCTATCGACCAAGAAACCGAAATGACCGACGCGGAGATCGACGACTTTCTGAGTCGGCACGAGACCGGCGTCCTCTCCCTTGCGCGCGATAACGAACCTTACTCCATCCCGATCTCGTACGGGTACGACGAGGAGAACCAGGACTTCTACATGCGACTCGTTTCGACCCCGGACAGCGAGAAACGGGAGTTCCTCGACTCGACGCCCGAGAGCCGACTCGTCATCTACGACGAGTCCGGGTCGACCTACCGGAGCGTGATCGGCAAAGGAACCCTCGAGAACATCGCCCCGGGGGAGCTGACACCGGACCAGATCGCCCAGTACGGTGACGCGAGACGGCCGCTGTTCGAAATCTGGGCACAGGGGAAAGACGAACTGGATATCGAACTCTATCGACTCTCACCCGAGACGCTCGAGGGACGGCGGACGGTCGTCGACCGAGAGAAGTAG
- a CDS encoding DUF7560 family zinc ribbon protein, whose product MSRYEFTCPECGQEIEVNDSMREATLNHGCPVCGADVSPADFAGKQQTN is encoded by the coding sequence ATGAGCAGATACGAATTCACCTGCCCGGAGTGCGGGCAAGAAATCGAAGTCAATGATTCGATGCGGGAAGCGACCCTGAACCACGGTTGTCCCGTCTGTGGTGCCGACGTGTCGCCGGCCGACTTCGCCGGTAAACAGCAGACGAACTAG
- a CDS encoding helix-turn-helix domain-containing protein, producing the protein MTSGIRAEIRIDDPPSCTVADAAADTSGTVHSVSKSVDPGAPDRVAEEFLLEPGEPGDAPDRRDDGDPELTEIFSYGSSSVYRFGRELGRGCPCEIVEGFDCPVVDVRANGSSLYITFHAPDMQGLQAIIGELQQQCSTIDVQRLLQSQQDHSEQNLVFVDRSTLTARQLEVLETAHRMGYFEHPKRANAGEVADELGITGTTFTEHLAAAQTKLLDAILDHDGGGR; encoded by the coding sequence ATGACCTCGGGAATCCGCGCCGAGATCAGGATCGACGACCCGCCGTCCTGCACCGTCGCCGACGCCGCAGCGGACACGAGCGGGACGGTCCACTCGGTCTCGAAGAGCGTCGATCCCGGCGCGCCCGACCGCGTCGCCGAGGAGTTCCTGCTCGAGCCCGGGGAACCGGGCGACGCCCCGGACCGTAGGGATGACGGCGACCCCGAACTGACGGAGATTTTCTCCTACGGCTCGAGTTCCGTCTACCGTTTCGGCCGCGAACTCGGCCGTGGCTGTCCCTGCGAGATCGTCGAGGGGTTCGACTGTCCCGTCGTCGACGTGCGCGCGAACGGGTCGTCGCTGTACATCACGTTTCACGCCCCGGACATGCAGGGGCTGCAGGCGATCATCGGCGAACTCCAGCAGCAGTGTTCGACCATCGACGTCCAGCGGCTGCTCCAGTCCCAGCAGGACCACAGCGAACAGAATCTGGTGTTCGTCGACCGGAGCACGCTGACCGCGCGCCAGCTCGAGGTGCTCGAGACGGCCCACCGAATGGGGTACTTCGAACACCCGAAGCGGGCGAACGCCGGCGAGGTTGCCGACGAACTCGGGATCACGGGCACGACCTTCACGGAGCATCTCGCGGCGGCACAGACGAAACTCCTCGACGCGATTCTCGACCACGACGGAGGCGGTCGATAA
- a CDS encoding winged helix-turn-helix domain-containing protein — translation MSATNPDATRGWLTEEETADAGTVLSALDDDACRAILEATSQEALTATELSDQCDIPTSTAYRKVEKLTDAGLVEEKVRINTSGKHATEYRTCFDDVVVSLADGSVELELTKAESQSGSAAPIAGD, via the coding sequence ATGTCCGCTACGAACCCAGACGCGACGCGAGGATGGCTCACTGAAGAGGAAACCGCCGACGCCGGCACCGTGCTCTCGGCCCTGGACGACGACGCCTGCCGGGCGATCCTCGAGGCGACCAGCCAGGAGGCCCTGACTGCGACCGAACTCTCGGACCAGTGTGACATTCCGACCTCGACCGCCTACCGCAAGGTCGAGAAACTGACCGACGCCGGACTCGTCGAGGAGAAAGTCCGGATCAACACCTCCGGCAAGCACGCCACCGAGTACCGGACGTGTTTCGACGACGTCGTCGTCTCCCTGGCCGACGGCAGCGTCGAACTCGAGTTGACGAAAGCGGAGAGTCAGAGCGGGTCCGCGGCCCCGATCGCCGGCGACTGA